AAAGATACCGGTCTATTTATGTGCCCTATATCAAACTTTTTATCTGAACATAGATCCAAGGCGCCCAGTAATAGTTTAAGCACTTGTCAAAGTTGTGTTTGTGGCTGAAACGTGTACGTGTACAAAGATGTCCGTAGATGTTCATGCTTCTGAAATTTATACATGTACCTACTGTAAACGGACAGGGCTCGTAATAGGCAGCGAATAAAATCAAGTTACAGAGTACTGCACACTTCTATTGTTCCTTCTCTGTTTCAAGAACTATTGCACAGTCGAAGCATAATATCTTTCCTGTTTTTACTTGCCAAGTTACAAACACCAACAGATGTGTCAAAACAACAATTTTGTAACAAGACATACGGTGATTCAGCAGCTCTTCTGTTTAAAATTAGACAAGCTTCTCTAGCCATTTAAATGATATGAGCCTTGCAGCGAACATATTTCCAAATGTCCTCCCTCAAAAACAATACAGTACATTTGAGAGATTTCACAGAACTTTACAGGAGTGGCTTTGCTTTCAGTATGACACTATGGTGGAGACGAGCGTATATGCTTCCGGCATTGTACAGTGAAGCTGTAAGTCACGTATAGCACGGTCTTGCTCAGTCTTTATTAGCgatgagaaaaaaatgaagTGTAAAAAAGACAACATTAACTTACCATTACACGAGTTCATCCGTTGCATCCAAGGATAAACCGGCGCTGATGGCTTCTGTTCGTCGGCCTCAGGGTAGATGCTTTTCCCCGTCGATCCCGTGCAGTCTGTCTTGCGATGATCCTGACTGAGCACAAACGAGTGTTCCTCTATGCTGGCGAGGGCGCAGGCAGGGTCCTTTTCCCTGTAGAAGCTTGCTGTCGCATAATCGCAGGGACCGGCGGCGGTTGCTCTGCCGTAGGCACCGTTCGCTTGTTGGTAAAAGGAGGCTGGGTACGCCTTCTCTTGGACACTGGAACCTCCATAAGCTGCACCGGGATAGTGTCGTAAAGGGTCTGTGTATCCGGAGGAATATAACGGTATCTGTCCCAAGAACGACTCCTGTCCTCCGGGCAGAGTCACTGGGAAAGTTGAGTTTACAAAATAGGAACTCATTGGGAGGGTACGGCTCTTTTGCGTGGTTTATGATTTGTTGTGTTTTATAGTCCAAGTGGTTTAGCTATTAGTAGTTTATCGGAGATTGGGTTTtagatggggggggggggggtgttctgggtggctATGTGCCAGTGCGGGACAGAGGGAAACCGTACCATCTGACCATCCACTGACCAATAGCGAGCGGACGTGCCTGCAAAATAGCACCCTTGAGGGGGGCTGTGATTGCACGCGCCGGGGGACCCCGGAGCAGAGagctagctttttttttttttttttttttttaatccattcTCCCTTTCCGTTCCTTCCAATGAGATTGCACAATACGAATCACATAGGAATTTTAAAACGCTAAATTGAATACATCGACACTTTGTGCCCCCACATACAGTCCGCTTTGGTCCTATCATACCACTAGAGAGTAAAGTGTCAACATACAAGACCCGGAGTAGCCGATTTTCCAAACACACATTATTCCGTACAATATTTGGTAATTTTTCATCCTTCCttatttatatttcagataGGTAATTTACTAGGCCTTATCGCACAAGTGAGTCACAATAGATAAAATGACACATTGATGATCGCGGCTTCAACGCTTTTTTCATCACTGTAATTTCATAGTGATTTATAAATAGTAAACGACGTGTTAAAGAAAACCAAAGCCTATATATAAACAGCGCAAAGTAAATGAGCCTGAGCAAAAGTATTTAACAAAATACAGTAGGTAACAGATATGTTGCTGTAGGCCTATATTAAACTGTTTAgtgataatataaataataaatagtaaTTTTGACACATAATGAAAGGAcaaatatgtactgtatgtgtgaatATAAAAGATTAAGACACGTGCTGTCCAcgttttgggaaaaaaaaaaaaaatatatatatatatatatatatatatatatatatatatatatatatatatatatatatatgtatgtatgtatgtatacacacacacacacacacacacacacacacacacacacacacacacctatatATGAGTTTTGTTACATTTATTAGCATTCAGCATTGCGCGAGCTGTTTCCTCCTTTGCTTAAATTAATTAATGGTTTGAGAACGCCAGCAAATAATTCAACAGTGTTTTAGCTTTTTGTCGATGTTGCGCTGCACTGGTCGAGCGTGCGTGTGTTTTTCATTAACCAAAAGTACAGTTATGGTGGCCGGGTGTCCTGTCGCTATACGACCAATAAACCATTTGCGGCACAACAAGTGGATATTTTTAAAGGTGGCGCACTGGGGGTTGCGTGCATCTTACTTTCATTTCAGTTTCCTTTGACTAGGATGCTGCGTTTCCTTTCGCATTGCACAGTTTTCTGCGAACGGAAAGCATCTATTGTGTTTCCATTTGTAGAAATGAGCAAGGGGGAGAAGGGCCCGGTCAACGTTTGTTAATTATTAATGAGCAATAACTACCATTACACTTTCTATAAATTCTTAACCAAGACATCTAGAATTTGTGCTATCATATCTCAAAATACAAGCGTGAAGCGTCTTTCCTTAAAAAGCTCGCGCTTTATTGTTAACTCCattattctctttttttttttttacaggtatTTTCTTCATTGTCTTCGAAGAACCGCAGAAGCCAGCGAGACAACTGGATTGCAGTGGACTTACAGAGAGTCAACTTTTCTGCGGAAGTCACTTATTTGGTGATAAGGAGCAAAAGTGAATAATTTCACACCCATTTGGACATGGAGTGACGTGTTAtaaactgtttttttcttcttcttttttaagTATGCTATAACTTCTGTAAATTCCCGCGAGTGTGGAGCATATGTGAGTATGTCAAATGTGCACACGTATGTCTACCTTTTCTAGTCTGTTTATATAATGCATATGTGAAAACATTTATTAAcggttttattttcattgatatatattttttattttaaatggtgaTTTTAAAGTTAATCCATTGATTTAAAACTCTGTAAAAAAAGatctttatattaaaatatataaaaagagcTCACGAGTTCACTCTTTTGAATACTGATGTCAGACGTTTGTTATAAGTTACGAATTCATAAAActgaacatttaaaatgtcataCAGGCCTTGCTTCAAATGCTGTGTCTCCTTCGTGTATGATATGTGTTTTTACATAAATTATTGAAGGCGCTTTTAGGCTTCCTTTAAATTTACGGTATGACTGTGGTTGTATATGCTGTCTTTACAcgctttaatttaatttcagtgCGTTATTTTCACAATAATTATGCTCACGGTTTCACTGTTTATCTTGTCCCCTAAATACTGGAAGCTcagttagaaatacattttatgtatttgcgttgtttgtattttgttgGGATACTATTTACAGCTGTATATCTGGTAAATCAAGTTTAATTTAACAAATGCGCAtgcattttactgtaaaaaaaaaagtcagggGGGGGGGTGATCCGAAAACTCTTCCCTTAAAGCCTGCTGTTAATTTATGAAAGCTCTTCCACCACATGCTAAAGTCAAAGCATTGTGCAATAAATGCATGGCATTTAGATTTgaatgtatgtaaaaaaaaactacattttaaataaaactacattttagacaatatagaaaataaatgGAATTGTCAATGCATTTATAAATTAGTAAATCAAACAAGAAACAGCCCGTtctttgtgtatttttatgttCGTATCAGATTTCACTAACATCATAAACATAAGGGATAAAAGCCTTATTGATTTTCAGAAGCTTTGTCAGCCACCCATAACAAGGGATTTCTGAGTTTGTGGATGGTAATGATGCCTATtgttaactgttttcaacaacaataaatatttttttttagtttgatcaaataataaaactaattttaatttattttaagctACTTtgaacttatttatttatacgtTAACAATAATTCACAATCTGTAATTATCTATATTCTGAAATGGCATAAAGCACTGAAGTTATACAGCTATGCGAATAAAATGAGTGACTGTACTTTTTTACATTATGGAAACTCAGTCTTGTGACTGGAATTGCTTACAAATGATTTTACTTAAGGTGCAAAACAGCAGAGCTGTAAAATATACACAAAGACTACAAGAGACAACCCATATCACACATTCACTCTTTACGACATTAAACAGGACTCATACAATCTCAAAGCATTCCCTCCTCCCTCTcactttttcctctctctctctcactctttccGGTTACTATGCCCACTACCAgtccaaataaacacttattGCTTGGAGTACGTACTTCCTAAGAGAGAACgccaaagaaataaaaaaggtcAGCATGACTTTAAAAACTGGCGAAGGATGTAGGCACACACAGCTCGGCTCGCACTTAGGCCTCGACGCACTTCATTCCCTGTACAATGGAAAACCTTGGAGTGGTCAAATGCTGATATTCTGGATAGATTACAAGAAGCAAGAAAGCAGAGATGAAGGAATATAAGCCCTTCAGGCCACGGGTTTTTCTCAGTGAGTGCATGTGTGCCACAAATCTTCCCCAAACACAGACACATCAAAGAGCAGCAAGAACAGCTAGGAGAATTTACAGCCCCTACATTCTTTTGCGTTTCACTGCCACCGGGCCGAGAACCCCTCCCTGTCTTTCTTGTTATCTGCGGCTGCAATGTGTGTGCTTTGCTGCATACAACATTTAAGaggttttattaatatttaaaagctACAGCACACATCTGTTGATGAGTGGCGAATGCTGGTGTGACTtgataaaagtggaagaaaagaTACTGCGCGCACACAGTCGCACAAGCACTCACACAGCAATAAAACGTGCTTTAGAAGAACACTAAAACACATTCTCACACTGCCATAAAACGTCACACGCTGGCGTGCGcgcacgcgcgcacacacacacacacacacacacacacacacacacacaatagagCTAACAAATGCGCACTGTAATAAATTCTCTCTCTTACacgcgcacacacgcacacactcagtGCAATAAACACACCCTCCAAGTTGCCTGTTTTGGCGAAATGCAAGAATGAACACTAGATGGCGCCAGATAGCGGGGAAATGGCTTGTGTGCTTGGATTTGTGTCAGCAGCTCTCAACAACAGGCTGACCAGATTAATGCACCTCAGAAAATAAAATTAGGAAAATACCGAACAAGTTCATTTAATGCCCATACAAGTTTTGATATAAATACCAGATAGCCTATTTCGTTATTTATTGTCAACTGGATGGATTAGGACTACCAGTAAGACTATAGACTATCAGTCTGTGAGTATAGGAAACAGAGAGATCGTTCTCAGAGATGTGATATATTCCAAGCATTTTAGTAATACGTACAAGTTACCTTAAATAAAACATCTGTTCGTgaagaagatagatagatagatagatagatagatagatagatagatagatagatagatagatagatagatagatagatagatagatagatagatagatagatagatagatagatagatctaacAAAGAAATAATCGATTCTCTAAACAGTCTATTTTTCTATTTAAGGAAtacatatgttttgtttttgcataaaGTGGCTCATCATTCATTTCCAACATTATCCTTGATCCATACAGTAAATGCAGAAAAATTAGCATTTGAACAAATGAACAACAAAACTCCAGGAACGTTACAAAAAATTACTGGATGGGCTTGAATGGATGAGAACCGAGAAAGGAAATATGTCAAGCAGAGCCGCGAGGAATCATTACGTTGTTCCTCTCACAGCAGCCGGTAGAATAACCTGGAAGGTTTGTTCATCTGATCTGGAAGTGAAAGACGTCCTATCCAGAACAGGAGGAGACCCTTGGGTATTTAGGGTATTTTGAACATATAATAGCCTACATGTTTAACATAACTCTAAAGATTCAATTGAGGCCTTCaaatatgattatatatatttatgtctatcagtttatttatttttattaaagcatTTTACCTAATATATGTAAGTTTTAATGTCGCGCTGAATAAAGAATTTCACGTAATAAATGATTCGGGTATATAT
The window above is part of the Chanodichthys erythropterus isolate Z2021 chromosome 3, ASM2448905v1, whole genome shotgun sequence genome. Proteins encoded here:
- the hoxb6a gene encoding homeobox protein Hox-B6a, which gives rise to MSSYFVNSTFPVTLPGGQESFLGQIPLYSSGYTDPLRHYPGAAYGGSSVQEKAYPASFYQQANGAYGRATAAGPCDYATASFYREKDPACALASIEEHSFVLSQDHRKTDCTGSTGKSIYPEADEQKPSAPVYPWMQRMNSCNGTFGNAGRRGRQTYTRYQTLELEKEFHFNRYLTRRRRIEIAHALCLTERQIKIWFQNRRMKWKKENKLINCSQTSGEEEEEKRTE